Proteins co-encoded in one Lucilia cuprina isolate Lc7/37 chromosome X, ASM2204524v1, whole genome shotgun sequence genomic window:
- the LOC111687000 gene encoding protein pangolin isoform X1, whose translation MTTVNVEHDDVNKSEAIDLDLKNIAAKQQVERLMPPPSFSSIEFLTSLPPTSTTAETTSLSNGSASLTSHCHSNLYNILQNNSKSSPLYSFLTSQVGCNDFSGYFSGLSKIHNTTTSSVTTSWPLSSSNLKSTFSSQTNQNIFGTSNGDSLSAMAVAITEDSPLDVGIDSYRKDSPPEINLETEENIEHMLEDVVEKEREKSNEEINETNIVPVITDNSTCIPNTSASQDGLKSTVNRTKSRSLLHRLASFAAAASNSTNFTVNTPSPCAPSRQLEKLAKRSFRLSSSGLKQTSLLMEILKLNTITDEQQQQQKQLTDKETSRSSLSAAYHMLASQLLYSQLVQQSSSTSPLLILDYSSKANNNNDENYEHMDEIVQTNDHQHEKHEETAVAVENDNNDLDLDVNNVKTEKIPINETYLKVQPASPALSFLANSSVFDDVGSSKILDLWHEQLKILTQAHICLEQFLEINQEMQVVFETPALQKPNGSQVCNNLKDQKGFIEAIMAKLHYVFRHCEDSRQLYLRTSQVSEEDSISVSPANHLKYLLEDISTPDMKPKAQAKTVDRIESHASSIKREPNDMNGKVDTESKNNIFKTVWQPFANETQQEEIQKESETKHSKEELGTGQSEIKSPICFWHPKNLGMNRNEKAVTAVEIILECAALNKTAGSEANATLNSQNKSMDTVNSTNPSPVPQTIATSTPTSTLNSCNSPFLQTTSASSSSSNNSISSNHPDEAPALNMLMTDCGTSSFLTALSNRALINLASSSSTIAANIPPITTTSPSCNRRKTKKLETNTNNNSTLPTSVAGLNTTSPSYATSPPITNAQIYGTHSTSTAAAVAALQEKALSDMFKVRFSALTAAAVINAATASANAAATVATTSTTNNTNNLTNSAMNSEGPYDLSIGNKFKKMNLDNKNSSNLQGNDNCKDNSSEKKKPHIKKPLNAFMLYMKEMRAKVVAECTLKESAAINQILGRRWHELSREEQSKYYEKARQERQLHMELYPGWSARDNYGYVSKKKKRKKDRSPADSGDLGNNMKKCRARFGLDQQNQWCKPCRRKKKCIRYMESVGATGSGSTKDDHCNDLDDMDGQRSDEDDDDDNEHDNLGSCGSGDDTNKGRDDDNESLNHSLSSPGGLSGLSSLQSPSTSLASPLSLLTSPVMPQHGNGLLNTPVNEQLQQQHMHVLQAQQQHLNQQLLQQTKLHHHHQHQQQSSHLQPQHQSIGIGGSNLNATTVSAYEGGIINAASGVVSTLLPTLSTSSSSSSGSVSGYGSASSCSTNTSSTSSPASLSDRMVRSLLSGSPAMLLGNRIGHIAMGLAMSNNSISNNNSISNDNTYNSLGLAATSANDGSGLITSLPTTTSSRSSTTTSLNNIRSDNSDKAINQSPATALTSTLSPSVSSVASSAASSPVATSTTTETLSASISNNNSHISVPLQRNPIGANPRDINNPLSINQLTKRPRDESNGITNSSGSSINSNTCTSLGSLSASVSATTAGHTTTTANVVFNHLQSTHHPSQAALPLPTSHNAMFTNNFTQHFQQQFGHHLATAAAAAAAIASAPATVTQSSRTVGNSNSASNVATSAMSVNIDVGRRPTSETTATNESGAISVT comes from the exons ATGACTACTGTTAATGTAGAACATGATGATGTTAATAAATCTGAAGCAATAGATttggatttaaaaaatattgctgCAAAACAACAGGTTGAGCGGCTGATGCCTCCTCCCTCTTTCAGTTCCATAGAGTTCTTAACGTCCTTGCCACCAACATCTACAACAGCAGAAACAACAAGCTTATCTAACGGCTCTGCATCTTTAACTAGCCATTGTCATTcgaatttatataatattcttCAGAATAACTCAAAATCCAGCCCTCTGTATTCTTTTTTGACGTCACAGGTGGGTTGCAACGATTTTTCTGGTTATTTTTCGGGACtttcaaaaatacataatacaacAACATCCTCCGTAACGACATCGTGGCCCTTGTCATCTTCAAACTTGAAGTCTACATTTTCCTCACAAactaaccaaaatatttttggcaCATCAAATGGCGACTCTTTGTCTGCCATGGCAGTTGCTATAACTGAAGATTCGCCTCTAGATGTTGGTATTGATAGTTATCGAAAAGATTCACCCCCGGAAATTAATTTGGAAACCGAAGAAAACATAGAGCATATGCTGGAAGATGTTGTAGAAAAAGAAAGGGAAAAATCCAACGAAGAAATCAATGAAACGAATATTGTACCAGTAATAACGGATAACTCAACATGCATTCCAAACACATCCGCATCGCAAGATGGTCTTAAAAGTACCGTTAATCGCACGAAAAGTCGTAGTTTATTGCATCGTTTGGCCTCATTTGCGGCAGCTGCAAGTAATAGCACAAATTTCACAGTCAACACCCCCTCTCCCTGTGCCCCAAGTCGCCAGTTGGAGAAACTTGCTAAAAGATCATTTCGTCTCAGTTCCTCAGGTTTAAAACAAACTTCACTTTTAATGGAGATTCTTAAACTTAACACTATAACAGAtgagcaacagcagcagcaaaagcaGTTGACAGATAAAGAGACAAGCAGATCTAGCCTATCGGCAGCCTATCATATGTTGGCTTCTCAGCTGCTCTATTCTCAGTTAGTTCAGCAATCATCTTCAACTTCACCTCTTCTTATATTAGATTACAGTTCAaaagccaacaacaacaatgatgaAAATTATGAACACATGGACGAAATTGTACAGACTAATGATCATCAGCATGAAAAACATGAGGAGACTGCAGTCGCAGTTGAAAACGACAACAACGACTTGGACTTAGATGTCAATAACGTAAAAACTGAGAAAATTCCTATAAACGAAACATATCTCAAGGTTCAACCGGCATCACCTGCGTTATCTTTTCTTGCCAACTCATCTGTTTTTGATGATGTCGGCAGTAGCAAGATCTTAGATTTATGGCATGAACAGTTGAAGATTTTAACTCAAGCCCACATATGTCTAgaacaatttttggaaataaatcaaGAAATGCAGGTTGTTTTTGAGACCCCCGCACTTCAAAAACCAAATGGCAGCCAAGTCTGTAATAATTTGAAAGATCAAAAGGGATTTATAGAGGCCATTATGGCAAAATTGCACTATGTTTTTAGGCATTGTGAAGACTCACGGCAGTTATATTTAAGAACTAGTCAAGTATCGGAAGAAGATTCTATATCGGTATCGCCTGCAAATCATCTCAAGTATTTATTGGAAGATATATCTACACCAGACATGAAACCCAAGGCTCAAGCAAAAACAGTTGACAGAATTGAATCGCATGCTTCGTCTATAAAGCGGGAACCAAATGATATGAACGGTAAAGTGGATACTGAatccaaaaacaatatttttaaaactgtttggCAACCATTCgccaatgaaactcaacaagaAGAAATACAAAAAGAGAGTGAAACCAAACATAGCAAAGAAGAGCTTGGCACTGGACAATCAGAAATCAAATCACCCATTTGCTTTTGGCACCCTAAAAACCTTGGCATGAATCGGAATGAAAAGGCAGTAACAGCAGTTGAAATAATATTAGAGTGTGCAGCACTTAACAAAACTGCGGGATCAGAAGCAAACGCTACGTTAAATTCACAAAATAAATCAATGGATACGGTCAACTCTACTAATCCATCACCAGTGCCGCAAACAATTGCAACATCAACACCAACCTCAACTTTGAATTCTTGTAATTCACCATTTCTACAAACAACATCTGCATCATCATCTTCGTCAAATAACTCGATAAGTTCCAACCACCCGGATGAAGCGCCAGCTTTAAATATGCTCATGACAGATTGTGGAACATCTTCGTTTCTAACGGCTCTCAGTAATCGAGCTCTTATAAATCTAGCATCAAGTTCTTCGACTATTGCAGCTAATATACCACCGATTACCACCACCAGCCCCAGCTGTAATCGACGTAAAACAAAGAAGCTAGAGACCAACACCAATAATAATAGTACACTACCCACCTCTGTTGCCGGATTAAATACAACCTCGCCCTCCTATGCTACAAGTCCGCCCATTACAAATGCCCAAATATATGGTACACATTCTACATCAACAGCCGCTGCTGTAGCTGCTCTACAGGAAAAAGCTTTAAGTGATATGTTTAAAGTTCGCTTCAGTGCTTTAACTGCTGCAGCTGTAATTAATGCTGCTACAGCATCAGCTAATGCAGCAGCGACAGTTGCCACCACCTCCACAACTAATAATACCAATAACTTGACGAACTCAGCGATGAATTCTGAAGGACCATATGATCTCAGCATTGGCAACAAATTTAAGAAGat GAATCTGGATAacaaaaattcatcaaatttaCAGGGAAACGATAACTGTAAGGATAACTCATctgaaaaaaagaaaccacaTATCAAAAAGCCTTTGAATGCCTTTATGTTATACATGAAGGAAATGCGTGCCAAAGTAGTAGCAGAGTGCACATTAAAGGAATCAGCTGCCATTAATCAAATTTTGGGTAGACGG TGGCATGAACTGTCCCGCGAAGAACAaagtaaatattatgaaaaagcTCGGCAAGAACGTCAATTACACATGGAATTGTATCCGGGGTGGAGTGCACGGGACAACTATGGTTATGTTTCGAAAAAGAAAAAGCGTAAAAAAGACAGATCGCCCGCGGATTCGGGAG ATTTAGGCAATAATATGAAGAAATGTCGAGCTCGGTTCGGTTTGGATCAACAAAATCAGTGGTGTAAGCCTTGCAG gcGCAAAAAGAAGTGCATTCGCTATATGGAGTCCGTTGGTGCAACCGGTAGTGGTAGTACAAAAGATGATCACTGCAATGATTTAGATGACATGGACGGTCAACGAAGTGATGAGGATGATGACGACGACAACGAACATGATAATTTGGGAAGTTGCGGTAGTGGTGATGACACCAACAAGGGCCGTGATGATGACAATGAATCACTGAACCACAGTCTGTCGAGTCCAGGTGGTTTAAGTGGACTCTCCAGCTTGCAGAGTCCATCAACAAGTTTAGCCAGCCCGTTAAGTCTGTTGACAAGTCCGGTTATGCCGCAGCATGGCAACGGACTGTTGAACACACCAGTAAATGAACAGTTACAACAGCAGCATATGCATGTATTGCAGGCTcagcaacaacatttaaatCAGCAATTACTACAACAAACAAAGCTACATCATCATCACCAGCATCAACAGCAGTCAAGTCATTTGCAACCGCAGCATCAGTCTATAGGCATTGGCGGCTCCAATTTAAATGCGACAACGGTGTCTGCCTATGAAGGTGGCATAATAAATGCTGCCTCCGGTGTAGTGTCCACACTATTGCCAACACTCTCTAcctcatcttcatcatcatcggGATCTGTGTCGGGTTATGGATCAGCAAGCTCTTGTTCAACAAATACATCATCCACTTCTTCGCCGGCCTCATTATCCGACCGAATGGTTCGCTCATTGCTTAGCGGTAGCCCGGCAATGTTACTTGGCAATCGTATTGGTCATATAGCAATGGGATTGGCCATGTCTAATAATAGTATTAGCAACAATAACAGTATTAGTAATGACAACACTTATAATTCCTTAGGATTGGCAGCAACAAGCGCAAACGATGGCTCAGGTTTAATAACATCCTTACCAACAACTACTAGCAGTCGATCCTCAACAACAACTAGTCTTAATAATATACGCTCTGATAATTCAGACAAAGCCATAAATCAATCACCAGCCACCGCATTAACATCAACCCTATCACCCTCAGTATCATCAGTAGCCTCGTCTGCAGCCTCTTCACCGGTGGCAACCTCTACCACAACCGAGACTTTAAGTGCCAGCATCAGTAATAACAATAGTCATATATCAGTACCCCTACAGAGAAATCCAATCGGAGCAAATCCTCGAGACATCAATAACCCGCTCAGCATCAATCAACTGACGAAAAGGCCACGAGACGAAAGTAACGGAATTACCAACAGCAGTGGTAGTAGTATTAATAGCAACACGTGCACCTCATTAGGGTCTTTATCGGCCTCAGTCTCGGCTACTACAGCCGGCCatactacaacaacagcaaatgttGTTTTCAATCATCTGCAATCAACACATCACCCATCGCAAGCAGCATTACCACTACCCACGTCTCATAATGCTATGTTTACCAATAATTTCACCCAACATTTCCAACAACAATTCGGCCACCATTTGGCGACGGCAGCAGCTGCTGCCGCGGCCATTGCATCTGCACCAGCAACTGTCACACAGTCTTCTCGAACTGTTGGCAACAGTAACAGCGCTAGCAATGTAGCCACTAGTGCCATGTCTGTAAATATTGATGTCGGTCGCCGGCCGACAAGTGAAACAACTGCAACGAATGAAAGTGGTGCCATAAGTGTAACATAA
- the LOC111687000 gene encoding protein pangolin isoform X4, which translates to MTTVNVEHDDVNKSEAIDLDLKNIAAKQQVERLMPPPSFSSIEFLTSLPPTSTTAETTSLSNGSASLTSHCHSNLYNILQNNSKSSPLYSFLTSQVGCNDFSGYFSGLSKIHNTTTSSVTTSWPLSSSNLKSTFSSQTNQNIFGTSNGDSLSAMAVAITEDSPLDVGIDSYRKDSPPEINLETEENIEHMLEDVVEKEREKSNEEINETNIVPVITDNSTCIPNTSASQDGLKSTVNRTKSRSLLHRLASFAAAASNSTNFTVNTPSPCAPSRQLEKLAKRSFRLSSSGLKQTSLLMEILKLNTITDEQQQQQKQLTDKETSRSSLSAAYHMLASQLLYSQLVQQSSSTSPLLILDYSSKANNNNDENYEHMDEIVQTNDHQHEKHEETAVAVENDNNDLDLDVNNVKTEKIPINETYLKVQPASPALSFLANSSVFDDVGSSKILDLWHEQLKILTQAHICLEQFLEINQEMQVVFETPALQKPNGSQVCNNLKDQKGFIEAIMAKLHYVFRHCEDSRQLYLRTSQVSEEDSISVSPANHLKYLLEDISTPDMKPKAQAKTVDRIESHASSIKREPNDMNGKVDTESKNNIFKTVWQPFANETQQEEIQKESETKHSKEELGTGQSEIKSPICFWHPKNLGMNRNEKAVTAVEIILECAALNKTAGSEANATLNSQNKSMDTVNSTNPSPVPQTIATSTPTSTLNSCNSPFLQTTSASSSSSNNSISSNHPDEAPALNMLMTDCGTSSFLTALSNRALINLASSSSTIAANIPPITTTSPSCNRRKTKKLETNTNNNSTLPTSVAGLNTTSPSYATSPPITNAQIYGTHSTSTAAAVAALQEKALSDMFKVRFSALTAAAVINAATASANAAATVATTSTTNNTNNLTNSAMNSEGPYDLSIGNKFKKMNLDNKNSSNLQGNDNCKDNSSEKKKPHIKKPLNAFMLYMKEMRAKVVAECTLKESAAINQILGRRWHALGREEQAKYYELARRERQLHMQMYPDWSSRTNASRGKKRKRKQDNNADGGNNMKKCRARFGLDQQNQWCKPCRRKKKCIRYMESVGATGSGSTKDDHCNDLDDMDGQRSDEDDDDDNEHDNLGSCGSGDDTNKGRDDDNESLNHSLSSPGGLSGLSSLQSPSTSLASPLSLLTSPVMPQHGNGLLNTPVNEQLQQQHMHVLQAQQQHLNQQLLQQTKLHHHHQHQQQSSHLQPQHQSIGIGGSNLNATTVSAYEGGIINAASGVVSTLLPTLSTSSSSSSGSVSGYGSASSCSTNTSSTSSPASLSDRMVRSLLSGSPAMLLGNRIGHIAMGLAMSNNSISNNNSISNDNTYNSLGLAATSANDGSGLITSLPTTTSSRSSTTTSLNNIRSDNSDKAINQSPATALTSTLSPSVSSVASSAASSPVATSTTTETLSASISNNNSHISVPLQRNPIGANPRDINNPLSINQLTKRPRDESNGITNSSGSSINSNTCTSLGSLSASVSATTAGHTTTTANVVFNHLQSTHHPSQAALPLPTSHNAMFTNNFTQHFQQQFGHHLATAAAAAAAIASAPATVTQSSRTVGNSNSASNVATSAMSVNIDVGRRPTSETTATNESGAISVT; encoded by the exons ATGACTACTGTTAATGTAGAACATGATGATGTTAATAAATCTGAAGCAATAGATttggatttaaaaaatattgctgCAAAACAACAGGTTGAGCGGCTGATGCCTCCTCCCTCTTTCAGTTCCATAGAGTTCTTAACGTCCTTGCCACCAACATCTACAACAGCAGAAACAACAAGCTTATCTAACGGCTCTGCATCTTTAACTAGCCATTGTCATTcgaatttatataatattcttCAGAATAACTCAAAATCCAGCCCTCTGTATTCTTTTTTGACGTCACAGGTGGGTTGCAACGATTTTTCTGGTTATTTTTCGGGACtttcaaaaatacataatacaacAACATCCTCCGTAACGACATCGTGGCCCTTGTCATCTTCAAACTTGAAGTCTACATTTTCCTCACAAactaaccaaaatatttttggcaCATCAAATGGCGACTCTTTGTCTGCCATGGCAGTTGCTATAACTGAAGATTCGCCTCTAGATGTTGGTATTGATAGTTATCGAAAAGATTCACCCCCGGAAATTAATTTGGAAACCGAAGAAAACATAGAGCATATGCTGGAAGATGTTGTAGAAAAAGAAAGGGAAAAATCCAACGAAGAAATCAATGAAACGAATATTGTACCAGTAATAACGGATAACTCAACATGCATTCCAAACACATCCGCATCGCAAGATGGTCTTAAAAGTACCGTTAATCGCACGAAAAGTCGTAGTTTATTGCATCGTTTGGCCTCATTTGCGGCAGCTGCAAGTAATAGCACAAATTTCACAGTCAACACCCCCTCTCCCTGTGCCCCAAGTCGCCAGTTGGAGAAACTTGCTAAAAGATCATTTCGTCTCAGTTCCTCAGGTTTAAAACAAACTTCACTTTTAATGGAGATTCTTAAACTTAACACTATAACAGAtgagcaacagcagcagcaaaagcaGTTGACAGATAAAGAGACAAGCAGATCTAGCCTATCGGCAGCCTATCATATGTTGGCTTCTCAGCTGCTCTATTCTCAGTTAGTTCAGCAATCATCTTCAACTTCACCTCTTCTTATATTAGATTACAGTTCAaaagccaacaacaacaatgatgaAAATTATGAACACATGGACGAAATTGTACAGACTAATGATCATCAGCATGAAAAACATGAGGAGACTGCAGTCGCAGTTGAAAACGACAACAACGACTTGGACTTAGATGTCAATAACGTAAAAACTGAGAAAATTCCTATAAACGAAACATATCTCAAGGTTCAACCGGCATCACCTGCGTTATCTTTTCTTGCCAACTCATCTGTTTTTGATGATGTCGGCAGTAGCAAGATCTTAGATTTATGGCATGAACAGTTGAAGATTTTAACTCAAGCCCACATATGTCTAgaacaatttttggaaataaatcaaGAAATGCAGGTTGTTTTTGAGACCCCCGCACTTCAAAAACCAAATGGCAGCCAAGTCTGTAATAATTTGAAAGATCAAAAGGGATTTATAGAGGCCATTATGGCAAAATTGCACTATGTTTTTAGGCATTGTGAAGACTCACGGCAGTTATATTTAAGAACTAGTCAAGTATCGGAAGAAGATTCTATATCGGTATCGCCTGCAAATCATCTCAAGTATTTATTGGAAGATATATCTACACCAGACATGAAACCCAAGGCTCAAGCAAAAACAGTTGACAGAATTGAATCGCATGCTTCGTCTATAAAGCGGGAACCAAATGATATGAACGGTAAAGTGGATACTGAatccaaaaacaatatttttaaaactgtttggCAACCATTCgccaatgaaactcaacaagaAGAAATACAAAAAGAGAGTGAAACCAAACATAGCAAAGAAGAGCTTGGCACTGGACAATCAGAAATCAAATCACCCATTTGCTTTTGGCACCCTAAAAACCTTGGCATGAATCGGAATGAAAAGGCAGTAACAGCAGTTGAAATAATATTAGAGTGTGCAGCACTTAACAAAACTGCGGGATCAGAAGCAAACGCTACGTTAAATTCACAAAATAAATCAATGGATACGGTCAACTCTACTAATCCATCACCAGTGCCGCAAACAATTGCAACATCAACACCAACCTCAACTTTGAATTCTTGTAATTCACCATTTCTACAAACAACATCTGCATCATCATCTTCGTCAAATAACTCGATAAGTTCCAACCACCCGGATGAAGCGCCAGCTTTAAATATGCTCATGACAGATTGTGGAACATCTTCGTTTCTAACGGCTCTCAGTAATCGAGCTCTTATAAATCTAGCATCAAGTTCTTCGACTATTGCAGCTAATATACCACCGATTACCACCACCAGCCCCAGCTGTAATCGACGTAAAACAAAGAAGCTAGAGACCAACACCAATAATAATAGTACACTACCCACCTCTGTTGCCGGATTAAATACAACCTCGCCCTCCTATGCTACAAGTCCGCCCATTACAAATGCCCAAATATATGGTACACATTCTACATCAACAGCCGCTGCTGTAGCTGCTCTACAGGAAAAAGCTTTAAGTGATATGTTTAAAGTTCGCTTCAGTGCTTTAACTGCTGCAGCTGTAATTAATGCTGCTACAGCATCAGCTAATGCAGCAGCGACAGTTGCCACCACCTCCACAACTAATAATACCAATAACTTGACGAACTCAGCGATGAATTCTGAAGGACCATATGATCTCAGCATTGGCAACAAATTTAAGAAGat GAATCTGGATAacaaaaattcatcaaatttaCAGGGAAACGATAACTGTAAGGATAACTCATctgaaaaaaagaaaccacaTATCAAAAAGCCTTTGAATGCCTTTATGTTATACATGAAGGAAATGCGTGCCAAAGTAGTAGCAGAGTGCACATTAAAGGAATCAGCTGCCATTAATCAAATTTTGGGTAGACGG tggcATGCATTGGGTCGGGAAGAACAAGCCAAGTATTATGAATTGGCACGTCGAGAACGTCAATTGCATATGCAAATGTATCCCGATTGGAGCTCACGGACTAATGCGTCACGAGGGAAGAAACGCAAGCGAAAACAAGACAACAATGCAGACGGAG GCAATAATATGAAGAAATGTCGAGCTCGGTTCGGTTTGGATCAACAAAATCAGTGGTGTAAGCCTTGCAG gcGCAAAAAGAAGTGCATTCGCTATATGGAGTCCGTTGGTGCAACCGGTAGTGGTAGTACAAAAGATGATCACTGCAATGATTTAGATGACATGGACGGTCAACGAAGTGATGAGGATGATGACGACGACAACGAACATGATAATTTGGGAAGTTGCGGTAGTGGTGATGACACCAACAAGGGCCGTGATGATGACAATGAATCACTGAACCACAGTCTGTCGAGTCCAGGTGGTTTAAGTGGACTCTCCAGCTTGCAGAGTCCATCAACAAGTTTAGCCAGCCCGTTAAGTCTGTTGACAAGTCCGGTTATGCCGCAGCATGGCAACGGACTGTTGAACACACCAGTAAATGAACAGTTACAACAGCAGCATATGCATGTATTGCAGGCTcagcaacaacatttaaatCAGCAATTACTACAACAAACAAAGCTACATCATCATCACCAGCATCAACAGCAGTCAAGTCATTTGCAACCGCAGCATCAGTCTATAGGCATTGGCGGCTCCAATTTAAATGCGACAACGGTGTCTGCCTATGAAGGTGGCATAATAAATGCTGCCTCCGGTGTAGTGTCCACACTATTGCCAACACTCTCTAcctcatcttcatcatcatcggGATCTGTGTCGGGTTATGGATCAGCAAGCTCTTGTTCAACAAATACATCATCCACTTCTTCGCCGGCCTCATTATCCGACCGAATGGTTCGCTCATTGCTTAGCGGTAGCCCGGCAATGTTACTTGGCAATCGTATTGGTCATATAGCAATGGGATTGGCCATGTCTAATAATAGTATTAGCAACAATAACAGTATTAGTAATGACAACACTTATAATTCCTTAGGATTGGCAGCAACAAGCGCAAACGATGGCTCAGGTTTAATAACATCCTTACCAACAACTACTAGCAGTCGATCCTCAACAACAACTAGTCTTAATAATATACGCTCTGATAATTCAGACAAAGCCATAAATCAATCACCAGCCACCGCATTAACATCAACCCTATCACCCTCAGTATCATCAGTAGCCTCGTCTGCAGCCTCTTCACCGGTGGCAACCTCTACCACAACCGAGACTTTAAGTGCCAGCATCAGTAATAACAATAGTCATATATCAGTACCCCTACAGAGAAATCCAATCGGAGCAAATCCTCGAGACATCAATAACCCGCTCAGCATCAATCAACTGACGAAAAGGCCACGAGACGAAAGTAACGGAATTACCAACAGCAGTGGTAGTAGTATTAATAGCAACACGTGCACCTCATTAGGGTCTTTATCGGCCTCAGTCTCGGCTACTACAGCCGGCCatactacaacaacagcaaatgttGTTTTCAATCATCTGCAATCAACACATCACCCATCGCAAGCAGCATTACCACTACCCACGTCTCATAATGCTATGTTTACCAATAATTTCACCCAACATTTCCAACAACAATTCGGCCACCATTTGGCGACGGCAGCAGCTGCTGCCGCGGCCATTGCATCTGCACCAGCAACTGTCACACAGTCTTCTCGAACTGTTGGCAACAGTAACAGCGCTAGCAATGTAGCCACTAGTGCCATGTCTGTAAATATTGATGTCGGTCGCCGGCCGACAAGTGAAACAACTGCAACGAATGAAAGTGGTGCCATAAGTGTAACATAA